In a genomic window of Mustela nigripes isolate SB6536 chromosome 8, MUSNIG.SB6536, whole genome shotgun sequence:
- the LOC132023892 gene encoding nucleolar protein 16-like, with product MPKAKGKTRRQKFSYNVNQKWLNQNVRWKAASWVKCSHIQHAWNHAKSMQQNLIEMGLAMDPNKAVPLCKRKVKAMDVDVEERSMELVRKPYVLNDLEAEPSLSEKKGNTLSRELIDYVCYMVEKHGDNYKAMAQDEKNYYPHTLQTDSE from the coding sequence ATGCCCAAAGCCAAGGGGAAGACCAGGAGACAGAAGTTCAGTTACAATGTTAACCAGAAGTGGCTGAACCAGAATGTTCGATGGAAAGCGGCGTCATGGGTCAAGTGCTCCCACATCCAACATGCCTGGAACCACGCCAAATCCATGCAACAGAACCTGATCGAGATGGGGTTGGCTATGGACCCCAACAAGGCGGTTCCTCTCTGTAAGAGAAAGGTGAAGGCCATGGATGTGGATGTAGAGGAGAGGTCTATGGAGCTTGTGCGGAAGCCCTATGTACTAAACGACCTGGAGGCAGAACCCAGcctttcagaaaagaaaggaaacacactTTCTCGAGAACTCATTGACTATGTGTGCTACATGGTGGAGAAGCATGGAGACAACTACAAGGCTATGGCCCAGGATGAGAAGAATTACTATCCACATACCCTGCAAACAGATTCGGAATAA